The genome window TTacattcttgccagctcttctcaatctcttctgcttctgttaggtccatacagtttctgtcctttattgagcccatctttgcgtgcagtgttcccttggcatctctagttttcttgaagagagttctagtctttctcattgtactgttttcctctatgtctttgcaataattacttagaaaggctttcttatctctccttgctatactttggagCTCTCCATTCggagttcctttgcctttcacttctctttttttttttttttttcacttctcttcttttctcaactacttgtaaggcctcctcagacaaccattttgcccttttgcatttctttttcttggggatggctttgatcaccgctgtataatgtcacaaacctccgtccataattcttcaggcactctattagatctaatctgataattgaatctatttgtctcttccattctataaccataagggatttgatttaggtcacacctgaatggcctggtggttttccctactttcttcaatataagtctgaattttgcataaggagttcacgatctgaaatgagccacagtcagcttccagtcttgtttttgctgactgtgtagagcttctccatcttcggttgcaaagaatataatcaatctgattttggtgttgaccgtctgggtgatgtccatgtgtagagttgcctcttgtgtggttggaaggaggtgtttgctatgaccagtgcattctgttggcaaaactctgtttccctttgccctgcttcattctgtactccaaggtcaaacttgcttattattccaggtatctcttgacttcctacttttgcatttcagtcccctatgatgaaaaggacatctttttttgatgttagttccagaaggtcttctatatcttcatagaaacattcaacttcagcttcttcagcgttactggttggggcatagacttggattactgtgatattgaatggtttgctttggaaacgaacagagatcattctgtcatttttgggactgcacccaagtactgcattttggactcttttgttgaccagaagggctactccatttcttctaagggattcttgtccacagtagtagatataatggtcatctaaattaaattcacccatcccagaccattttagttcactaaatttagattcctaaaatgtcgatgttcactcttgccgtctcctggtttgaccagttccaatttaccttgattcatggagctaacattccagattcctatgcaatattgatctttatagcattggactttacttccatcaccagtcacatccacaacttaaAATAGCAGTTTTCCTTGGTTTTCTTTATAGACAGTTATCTGATTGTGATGAACGATCATTTCTCTCCAGGGATTAGTAGGCAAGAAAACAGGGAAGCTGACGTTCCTGCCTTACTCCTCATCCTCAGGGTAATCTTCCAAGCGTCCACTATTAGGATGATTTGCTGTAGGGTTTTGGAAGACGCCTTCCTCAAGGTGAGGAAATTGCCTTCTAGGTTGACTAAGAAGCCGTGAACCGTGCCCTGTAGACCCAGTTTTCTTCCCAGCCTTTGAGCGGTTCACGTTTGTGTGTCATAGATTGTTCCATTGCTCAGTTTTCTAGTATAAAATTATGTTTGCATTTGAGGGGATTCTCCCTTGGTCATGGTGTAGTTTTCGAAAGCTTTTGGTGGGGAGGGATTTCATCACTGGCTCAACCTTTTTAATGTGAAATCAGCCTATTCAAGTTTCAAGCCTCAATGAAATAAGTTCGTTTCCCCTGGAAACTGACCATTTTATCACATTTTCAAATACTGTATCATAGAAAAGGCATCATAGACTTCTCTGCCGCACGCTCCCTCTTCATTTCAGTGTGGTCTGTGCCTTCTCCCCTTCCTGTCTGATCGTCTCGGTTTTCACACCGGACATTTTATCAGCCTCCTTCAGAAGAGCCAGGCTTTCACTTTGCTGACGTTCCCTGGTGACCTTGTCTATTTTACTGCCTTCTTCTGTCTTCCTTACTCGCGTCCATGCTTCTCTCCTCCTTGGGTTTTGTGTTTCGTTCCGTTGCTAACTTCTTGGCTGTGACGTTTcagggttagtcgctcagccgtgtctgactccttgcaaccccgtggactgtggcccgccaggctcctctgtccatgggattctccaggcaagaacactggagtaggctgccagtcccttctctaggggatcttcccaacccagggatcaaacccagatctccctcattgtgAACATGTTCTTTACCGTTTGGGCCCCCGGGAAGCCGTTTAACTCACTACAAACATGGCTCTTCCCTCCCTTTTCTAACGGAAGCGGTCGGGCCCAACCTCTCACTGTAGGTCCCGAGTTGGCAGGATCTGTTCTGTGACGGTGCTCTAAGGTGCTTCCTAAGTGTCTTCCCCATCTCCTCTGGGATCCATCAACTATTCAGagtgcatttttgcatttctaaacCTACGCTCATAAGCTGCCAGCCATCGGTTCTGACTGGCTGCAGAGGGCTGACTGTTCGCTGAGACATCCGTTAGAGCCTGAAGCTGCTACAAAGCCCCGTCTATAGCCTGCTCCTGCCGTGTTTCCCACGCACACTCTCCTTCACAGGGACGGTGGCCGGTCGGCATCCATCAGTCGGGCCTAATTCTTCTGTTCGGAGCTCTCACACCCACCCCCACGCCTTCCATCTTCCTGACTCCCTGACCCCTAGATGTGCTTGAAACTCGCCTGCTCCCATCCCCAATTTGTTCCTCCCCAGCATTGCCACCATCTGTGACTCAGCTCACGTTGTTCTGAACCTGCGCCATTCCGTGAGCTGAACCCCCCGCCCCCGTGTGCTGACCGCCTCTCCCCAGGGCGGCTCTCATCCCGTCGTTCCTGTGCGACGTGGAGGGACGGTGCTGGGCTCGGGGGACCCCACTGTTTGTTACGTGGAGGTGCTGCTCACCCTCGAGTCCCCCGCTGCAGGAGGGCACAGTGGCTGGGAGCAGAGTATTCACATCGACTGCACGTAGCCCTGTTGTGCGGGGGTGGGGTGCCCAAGGGCctctggatgtgtgtgtgtgtgtgttggggtgcaCGTTGTGTATGGGCACGTACCATCTGGGTGGGCGAGCTCATTGTCGGGGGCCTGGCGCCCCGCAGCAGCCTGAGCCGGGATGCTCCCTACTTCCCTCCACTCCGCAGAGCCCTCCCGGGGGGCCATCCGGGCTCGGCAGCTTCCTCCGTGAATACTTGGCTGAGCAAGGCTCTATGTCTTGATCCAATTTTTGTGATTTATATTTTCCGTAATTCTACTTGGTCAGGCCTTTCAGACTTATTACACAGGGAGCACTCTGTTCTCGTATAATATAGAAAGAACGGTCTGTGTTGCCACGACTTCTCCCTGAGATGTGCTCTCCCCCCCTCCCTGGGGCCGTGTGCACATCCCCTGCTCCAGGCTCCCTTCTGCCCTGTTTCTGGGGGACGTTTGTGCCCCAGGCCTGCCTTCTGGATGCTCTGCAAAAGCCAAGCTCTGTTGCCCCACACTGGCTTCAGAGCAgacctggggggctgggggccagCAGAGTGGGCTCGCACGCGGGGTGGGGACAGGGCAATGGTCTGCTGACACAAGCGGAAGCTGCTGGCAGAGCCGGTGGGCACCTGGGACTCTCTGGGGCATAGAAGACCACCGCTGGGGGTCTCCTGGGCCAACCCCTAGGTCAGCACCTGGATCCCTTGGGTCCCCAAGCTGCAGAGCAGCCCCCACGACGCCCTGCCCACCCGCAGGCCCCACTGATGAGCCAGCGCACACACAGTGGAGGGGAGCCTGCTCGCTTTATTCACAGGCCCCAGAGCATGGACGCAGTGTGGACAGAGACTCGGGGGGCCCCTGGGGGCCGGACGCCGCCGCGTGAATCCCCCGGGCTGAGGGTCTCTGCCTTTGGGAACCTCCTTGGCCGCTCTACTTCCAGCGCCCGCCGACTTTGCCCTTGGCCGTGGTCCCGGCCTTCTTGCTGCTGTAAATGGGAAGCAAGTTGGTCTTGAGCATGAGGGAGTCTGGGACCCTAGCcgaccccttccccagcccccagcagacCCCAGACCCTGGCAGCTCGGGCCAGCCCAGCCCTAGCAGCCCAGCGGCATCCCCAGCCCTGGTCCAGCCACGGTGACTCACCTGTATCTGCCCACCCGGGCCTGGGAGACTTTGTACCGGGGGCATCAGTGAGGTTAGGGGTGCTGGCAAGAGCtgggcccccctccctcccttccccacctgaGGGACTCAGGGCACAGGACCTTATGTCAGGCAGACCCGAGCCTGCCCGGGCAGCTGTCCCTGCTGGTAGCTGCCTTTCTCCCAGTCACTCTGGCCTGAAAAGAGccgggccccccaccccccggccagGATGGGCAGGGGCAGTGGGCGGCTCCGGTTCCTCACTCCAGGCCAGCAGTCCAGCCTGACAGACTTGGGACCTGGGAGGCCTCCGTCTTGTTCTAGAATCTCAGCCCCTCGGTCACCAGTGAGAACAGGACCTTGGGCGATGGGGGTCCTCAGGAGCCCACCCCATCTGAGCCCTGTGTGCAGCAGGCAGCCAGGAGCTGGCGGGGAGCCAGGCCGCGGGGGGGCGGTCATCGGCGCTCTTCGTGGGCAGCTTCAGGCTGGAATGGGCCCTGCGGCTCCCAAGGTTTCAGCGGAAGGCCTGGCTCTGAGGACCCTGCTCACGTCCCAGGTCCCTCAGCGGAAGCCAGCCTGAGAGCCCTTCGggccacacacatgcacacacttgcaCGCtcatgcacacccacacacagatgcatgctcacacacacacctagCCAAGTGACCTGTAAGAAACCCGGCCTCACGCCACAGAGCCCGGGGCGGAGGGCGTGCACTTTTGCCAGCCCCCTCTGCAGCCCTTGGGGTGGCCCCAGCTCAGCCTCCAGTCTCGGGCACTGAACCCCAGCAGGCGGCACCTGGGCCCACGCTCTCCAGCCCTTCCTGGGAGCTGCTGCAAAGGGTCCCGTGGACCCAGCAGGCTCACCAACCCCAGACCAGGGGTCTCACCAACCCCAGACCAGGGGTCTCACGCCAGGCTGTGCAGGGGCTGCGGAGTCCCTGCGCAGGTCACCCTGAAGGCCACCCTGGGGGCCTCCTGCTGCCTCTCCCCACCCGTCCTCCTGGGCTctggggatgggggagacagGAGGCTGCAGGTCCGGGGTACCGGGCCCAACATGCTGGCCCAAGTGACCGGCCGGTTAGTCCTGTTACTCCTCTGCTGAGGGCCGCCGGCCACCAGCACAGGCTAACATCTCCGGGCCCCTGCGGGCAGTGGCAGCCGACCCCGTGAGGCTGCGTGCCTGGCGCAGAGCATGGGGCGGGCAGGGCTACTCACTGCTTCTGGGCCTGGTCGATGCGGCTCCTGAGGTTGGTGATCTGCAAACAACACAGGGGACTTACCTGTACGTCTGCACGGGGCCAGGCTGCATGGTGGCCTCCTGCCTGCGGGCCCCTCGGCGGCCCTGGGAGGCCTTGGTGCTCTTACTGTGTCCTGGCTCCTTTGGTCTGGAGGAGCTTAGACTCGTGTCTCTGACTTACTCTTGGTGGACTGAGCTGGACACCTGGGCCATGACACACCGCAGCGCCAGAGCTGGCCACTTACCTGCCCACCTCTGCAGGATGTGGGGCAGGGACACGGGTCGGAGGTGGGCTCGCAAGTACAGCCCCCGCCTGGCCCCCGGAGCTCAGAGCCCCGCGGCCATCTCACTCCCTGGCCCAGCTGCTCCCTCCTGCTGACCGCCTGGGGGAGGCTCGGGAGGCAAGGGCCAGCCTCTGCTGCCGACGAAGGGCAGCGGGTCAGCCTCGGAAGCCCCCAGGTGGCAGGCAAGGGGGAGAAGGCGGGTGGGAGGACCCAGGGACGTCCTCCAGGGTCTCCCGTGCCCGCTGCCGCCGACACCCGCAACGACCCAGGTTTCCGCCATGCGCAAGGCCCGCCGTGCATGAACACTAGAGCCTGGTCCGGGGGGGACCCCGGCAACTTACAACTTGGCCAGCATCTCCACTCTGGCCCGGACGTTCATAATCTAGAAAGACCGAGATGGTtagggggggcggggtgggtggcCGAGGCTTTGGTACCCTGTGTGCTCGGGGCCAGCCTGGTCCGAGGCCCTCGAGGCTCTCCAAGCTCCCGGGGAACCACTGTGCACGCGTGTGTCAGGGCCTGCTCTTCTGGCTTAGCACAAGTGCGGCCAGTCTGGACCCTCTGAAGCCCATTTCCAGAGCCAGCTGGGAGCACTGGCACAGAGAGTGGTGCCCCCTCACCTGGTCCCCTGGGGGAGGGTCTTTCCccagagggaggtggggaaaTTGAAGTGCAGGAGGACCAGGCAACCCACCCAAGGACCCCGGGCTCCTGAGAAGGAGACAGGACTCCTCCAGCTGTCAACACTGGTCACCCACACCCTCTGTCTCAGGGGCCAGTGGGAGAGGGGCCCTGAGAGTAGACGGTTCTCCCCAGGGGACACCGGAGGCTGGAGGGAAGGGTCTGTTGCGGGTCTATCATCAGCCCCATCCCAGGCCCGTGCTGACTCCAAGGCGGGTGTCTACCTGGGGCTGCCGACCTGAGCTGTGAGCCCAGGGTGGAGGAGGCACCAGCCAGGCCCGCTCCCCAGCTCTGAGTCCCCAGGGCTGGCCTGGCTGGAACTTGGGTTTGCAGAGGAGGCTGGGTGGGGCAGAATCCCCACCCCAGTGCCCCCCTGGTGGGCTCAGGACACCGGGTCTCTAGACCCCCGCCCCGAAACAAGGGCACTCTGCCCCACCGCACCCCCCGCTGGCCCTGAGCACCGTGCTGACGTGAGGCCAGCCTGGGCAGGGCCCCCCGCAGGGCAGGGGCCTCGGTCGGGGTCCGGGCACGGGGGGTGCCCGCCAGCGGGTGAGGCCAAGGACACAACACTCACATCGTATTTCTGGCGCTTCAGCTTCTCCCCGTACTCAAACTTGTCGATCTCCAGCTGGTACAGGGTGTCCCAGAGCTCCTTGGCCTTGTCCCTGGGGGGCAGCCGGGGGTGAGGGGCTGGCGGGTCAGCCCCGGCAGGAGGGTCTGGGCGCCGCCCCCTGCCCCGGTGGATCCTCACCTGAGCTTGTCCTCGCTGAGGTGGTCGATGTTGAGGGGCTTCCTCCGCTCGGCCAGGACCTTCTTCTTCATCTCCCGGGCCGTCTGCTTCTTGCCTCTCTTCTGGTCTGCCTGCGGGCACACGGGAGGGGCGTGTCGGGCGGCCGGGCTGCGGCGGGCAGCGTGGCCCCACGCCCGCGCTCACCTTGGCCAGGTAGCTGCTGTAGTTCGCGCCCATGGAGGACAGGGCCTTCTTCTTCTTCAGGTCGTCCTCGGCCCTCCTCTTGGCGTCTTCCTCCTCCCGCcgtgccttctcctcctgcggggacacccccgcccccaaccaaCACCTCAGCGCAGCTATTGAGGACCTGCTTGAGCTGGGAACCTTCTGGAAGGTCCCAGTCCCTGTCGGGTCTGCCCTCTCACAGGGGTTCTGCGGGGCGGGGGGAACTTGGCTGATGGCCTGGGTTCCTAGGCCAGTGTCAAGGGGAATGTCAGAAATGGGGAGGCCCAGGAGCCTGGGGGCcagcagggggctggggtgggggccgggCGGGGGGCCGCCTCACCGCCAGTCTGTTCTGGCGTTCCCGCTCCTTCTCCGCCCGGATCCTCTGCTGCTCAGCTCTCTCTGCTCGGCGTTTCTCCTGCGGCCAGAGGGGAGCGGGTCAGCCTGGCCTGGCCCTCCCCTGGACCCCCGGCCACATCCACCAGCCTGGCCTCCGCCCAGAGCACAGGACTGGACTCCGCAGGACTGGACTCACGATTCTCTCCTTGAGGGcaaccagctcctcctcctccttcttccgaGCCTCGAAGTGGCTGTCGATGAGAGCCTGGAGCTCCATGAGGTCTTTGTTCTGGCGCTTCTTCTGGATGTCCTGTGGGGACAGGCCCATCACACCTGCCCTCCTCTCGAACTTTGGGCTGCCTGCTCCCTCAGCCACGGGGTCAGAGTGGTACCCTCCTTGTGGCTGAGTCCAGGCCATGCAGAGCCCTGAGGTCAGTGAGCACCCCTGGGATGGACTGCCTCTGACTTGGCCTCATTGTTAAGCCCAGAGATGCCTGGGTGGGTTGCACAGAGAGGAAACTGGGGAATGAGGCAGTCTGTTGGATAcacagatggatgggtgggtgaatggGTGTAACAGTGAGTGGGGTTGATGAGCGAGTAGATGGGAGTGGATAGATGagtggatggacagatgggagGAGGCACAGATGGATGATGGATAGCTGGGTGGGCGATTGGAGGGATGGGGAGAGATGGGGAGATGGGCAGATGGAtgagtggggaggaaggaagaaaggtgtTATTCCCGGACGAGTTCCCTCTGATCCGGGAATGAATCACAGCAGGATTGCGTGGAACCAGGAAGCCCCAGTTCTGCCTGCTCTAGAGGATGTGACCTTCTCAGGCTTAGCCTGGAGCCGAAGGCTGGGGGTCTGGGGAGACTGTAAGCCTGGGTCCCATAAACTTACATCGAAGTCGACTTTCTCCCCTTCCGGGATCTTAGGAGCAGTGAGTCTGAAGAAGAGAGAGGGGCCCATGAGTACAGGGAGCGGGTCCCCACCATGACGGTTGACCAGACCCAACCTGGCCTGGCCCCAGGCTGGCCCTCCTGCCCTTTACCCTGGCACCCAGTTGAGGGCATATGGCCTGACCTTGTTCTTATCAAATATATAGCCCACAGTCCCCAGAGTGGCTTGACCCTTCTAGAAGTTTATAGCCTCTTGGCGTCCTTCTGTCTTGCCCACTCCTGGGCCTCTCAAGGGCTGTTTCAGCCCTGCTCACCCTTGCTCTCTTTCTCAAACAAAAGAAGGCAAGGCGGTCACCATAGACCGTTCCCGGGTCTTTGGCCTCTATGGTGAGGAACAGCCATCTCGGCTGACCCTTTGCGTTTCTCTGGTCACTCTTTGACCTCTCTTTCTGGGGACCCAGAGGAGGGGGTGCTGGGAAGAACGCACACCGTGCAGAGAAGAAACGAGATCCCTCTCGAATCCCTACGGCCGGGACAGCCAtggccctccctctccccccataCATCTCGGACTGAGCAAAGAGTTAAATCAACAACAGAAACAAGAGCTTcttcaaaaaagaagagagtgggaCTGAACGTGGATCGGCATGCTGGCGAGGGAAGCGATTTTCTGAGCTCAGAAGGTCCCACTCAGGCAAAGATGGCCAGAGGAGTCCATACAAATGAAAACCTTATGGAAAAAGGCACAGCGTGGAAGGGGGGGGAAAACCagactagaaaaatattttcagcaaataCAGAGAAGACTTATATCCTTATGCAAACCGATGATTAAGAAAACATCGAGACGCCCCCGCCGTTAGATAAATGGGCAGAGGGTGAACGCTAGCAGCTCCCCGAGAAGAAAGACCACCAGTCAACACACGTGGGAGAGGCTCCCGAGCCATCAAAGGAATGTGAACGAAAACAAGCCAGAGAGGCCGTTTCTCATCCACCCGTCAGAGGCTCCGTGTGCAGGCACGTCGCGGGCCCGGGCATGCGGTGTGGAGACCGCGCTGGCCGCCCTCGTGGAAGCCTTTTGGCAGAGGACATCAAAAGCCTTAAGAACGTTCCTACtctttgacccagtaattccattcTGGGAAAGCGGCCTAGGGAAATAACCCGAaagacagaaaatgctttccaccCAGCGTTATTTATGATAGTAAAATATTGGGGAAAGCCTTAATATCCTGCAATAGAGGAATGGTTAGGAAAATTATGGTTTGTCCAATTGATGGAATATTATGTGgccattcaaaatatttaagaagactatgtaaaaacatggaaaaatacttaggaacagCGCTGcattttagaaaagcagaattCAAGTCTGTATAGACAAGACGATGTTTGAAAAACAGCTCAGAGTTTCAATCCTTTTTTCCGAGTCCTATGCATGGAAAAAGAGTAGGAAGAAATaagcctttttatttctttctcctcttttccgcAGTCTGGCTGGCGGGGTGGGAGAgttatagatgatttttttttttcattggacTTTTacgtattttccaaattttccttaatgaggtgttttattttcataatgaaaacacaaacatttttttaaaactagaaaatatctTGTGACCCGGCAGCTTTCTTTAAAATTGCTGAAAAATAAAGTGTAACGGATGGAAATGGGCTGGCTACACATGCACATATTTCCAGTCCTCTGTGCAGAGTCCGCAGGGCTCCCCTAAGTGGGAGCGAGCACTTGGCCTGCGCTCAGAAGCACCGACACGCCTTCCCCTGCAGAGCAAGGGAGGCGCGTGTCCCCCGAGGACGGGGATGAATCACGCACAGAGGGCCGTGGGCTCGCACGGACTtatcagaaacagaaaatcagGAACGCCAGATTAAAACAAGAAACCTCTGAACCACTAGCACGCGAGCCAAATGAGCGAGAGAAAGCCTCTTTGAACGAGGTCGAAGCTTCCCCCGGGGGCTCAAGGTCCCCACGAAGGGGAGGACTGGGGCTCCGGTCAAGACTTTGTTCCCAGGCGGGTTTCAAGGCCGAGAGCCTCCCTGCCAGCACCCCACTGCTCACATTGAGGGCCCCGGGAGATGCGGGGGGCAGTGTGGCCAGGAGGGTGGGCACCGGAAAGGGCCACGGGGGCTCCACGGGGCCTCCCTCTCTGTGCCCAACTCCCAACGTCCTGCCCCTTTCTTCCTTCGCCCAGGGCCTCCTCCTGCAGGAGGCCATCGTTGTCTAGTCTGCACGGTCCGGGGCATGGACTGGACCTCCAGAGTCCACCCCTACCCGTCCCCGGGCTGAAGCCTGCCCGGGAGGAGCGCACCAGCTGCCCTGTGACCCCGTTCCCTGGGCGAGCCTCACCCAGAATCCAGGACCCCGAATTTAGGAGCAAACGAGTGGCTGCGGCCCCTCGAGGGTTTGGGTCCCCAGGGCCTAACGAGCTTCACGGCCTCTCTTGCGGGACCGGGTCCCGTCTGAGTGCCAGGCCTTACAGGCCCCCCTCGCCCGGCCCAGCCCCGCACTCACCTGGGTCTCGGCTTCTCCTCTGGTCAGCAGGGCGGTGTTGGGGGGAGAGAGGAGACGGAGAGACCAGGTGAGAAGGCAGCTCGCTCAGCCCACAGGTCCCGCGTGCCTGACCGGGGCCCCCTACAGTGGACCTGCCCTCCCTGCCCGCCAGGGGCCGGGGAATTGCCCCCCCCAGGGCCCATATGCGGGAGCCCCTGGGGGCTCTGAGGAGGAGAGTGGGTgcagggcccagggcagggcaAGTGGAGAGGAGAGACGGGGTCCCGGGGTGCCACACCCTCGGGGCAGAGACAAGACTGAGGTTGGGGGCCAGGTGGAGGAAGCGCCTTCCTGCCCACCTCCTGACGTGCCCGCTGGGCCCCTGCTGACCCCCCAGTGTCAGTGTGGGGCGGAAGCTCAGGACGGGACAGAGCTAAGCCCCGCGGCAGATGCAGCTCGAAGCAGCAAGGCCTGGCCCTCAGAGGCCCCGGCGTCAGACGAGCAGGACGGGCGGGTGGGCAGGCGGCCGAGCAGAGGCACGGAGAGCCCTCGAGACAGACCCTGGGCAGGTGGGCGGGCCTCTCTGCCAGGGTCTGTCCAGACTCCACGTGGGCACCGCGTGCGGCCAGGGGCCTGGCCTTACCTGCCTGGTCCTCCCAGTCCTCCTGCTCTGCGTCTTCGGGCGAAAGCGCACATGCAAGAGAAAGCGGCGGGGCGCGGGCACGGGCTGGGGGCGGGCCAGCCGGGCACGCCTGGACCCGCTTCTCCCGGGTGGGCGCTGGCCTGGGTCCCGTTGGTGACCCCGCTGAGGGCTGCAGGGCTTCTGTCTGGGAGGGTCTGCGAGAGCTAACTGCGGGGCCAGCATGCCCGGGAGACCCCCAGCCCCAGAAGGCCAGCGGTAGCTGGAGGGGCCGCCGAGGGCCCGTGGGTGCTGGCTGCGGGCTTCCTTAAGCCTTTCCACTGGGGGTggcctccttggaagaaaagctatgacacagctagaccctgatgctggtcaAGATTGAGGCAAGAAAAggggtgacggaggatgagatggttggatggcatcaccagctccgCAGACGTGAGTGTGAGCAGAGTCTGGCACGCccgagtgactgaacgacaatgGCTAGGCGCGGGTGGCTCTGGGGGCCTGACTCCTGGATTTCATTGGGTTGAAACCCAGGGATTTTTGAGCAAGGAGGCTGATAACGTCTCCTGGGGCCTCAGACCTGCGGAAGCCTGGCCAGTTGAGGTCCCAAGCCGAGGGGACGAGAGTGCTGAGGCTCAGCTCCGAGGGGCGCTCGGATCAGCTCGGCCCTGAGGGCCAGGCTCCTGCCCCTGCTCCTGGGCCTTTGGTGGCGAGGACAGGGCGGTCCACATTGAGCTGCTGGTGCCCCGTCTTGGAGGCCTGGCCGGGGCGGGTGGGCTGTGGTCAGGGTCTCCCTGGCATCCCCTTCCTAAGCGCGCGGATCCCTAGGTCGCTTAGCAACCGGTCTGCACTCGCACAGCCTCCTGTGCCTGCTGGGGCTGCTCGGCTTCCAGGTGGGCCTGGCgtcactgccccccacccccctgcacctggtggggggctgggaggggggcgAGGAGCGGGGGCGGCAAAGCTCCCGGCCAGCGGGCAAGCGGGGCGCGAGCTGGCATCCCCAGCCTGCCTGTCTGTCGGTCTGTCAGCTCCAGGCCTGGTTCCAGGGTGGCCCAGTGGCCTCCCGGCCCTCGGGCCCCGCCAGCCCCTTGTCTTGCAGGGGGTCCCCCCAAGGCCCCTGGAGGGGAGACAGtttggagcctgtgctctgggtgCAGGCCCCGTGAGGAGGCCCTCTGCGGCCCC of Bubalus bubalis isolate 160015118507 breed Murrah chromosome 5, NDDB_SH_1, whole genome shotgun sequence contains these proteins:
- the TNNT3 gene encoding troponin T, fast skeletal muscle isoform X6, with amino-acid sequence MSDEEVEHVEEEYEEEEEAQEEAPPPPAEVPEVHEEVHEVHEPEEVQEEEKPRPRLTAPKIPEGEKVDFDDIQKKRQNKDLMELQALIDSHFEARKKEEEELVALKERIEKRRAERAEQQRIRAEKERERQNRLAEEKARREEEDAKRRAEDDLKKKKALSSMGANYSSYLAKADQKRGKKQTAREMKKKVLAERRKPLNIDHLSEDKLRDKAKELWDTLYQLEIDKFEYGEKLKRQKYDITNLRSRIDQAQKHSKKAGTTAKGKVGGRWK
- the TNNT3 gene encoding troponin T, fast skeletal muscle isoform X8, translated to MSDEEVEHVEEEYEEEEEAQEEVHEVHEPEEVQEDAEQEDWEDQAEEKPRPRLTAPKIPEGEKVDFDDIQKKRQNKDLMELQALIDSHFEARKKEEEELVALKERIEKRRAERAEQQRIRAEKERERQNRLAEEKARREEEDAKRRAEDDLKKKKALSSMGANYSSYLAKADQKRGKKQTAREMKKKVLAERRKPLNIDHLSEDKLRDKAKELWDTLYQLEIDKFEYGEKLKRQKYDIMNVRARVEMLAKFSKKAGTTAKGKVGGRWK
- the TNNT3 gene encoding troponin T, fast skeletal muscle isoform X15 is translated as MSDEEVEHVEEEYEEEEEAQEEEEVQEDAEQEDWEDQAEEKPRPRLTAPKIPEGEKVDFDDIQKKRQNKDLMELQALIDSHFEARKKEEEELVALKERIEKRRAERAEQQRIRAEKERERQNRLAEEKARREEEDAKRRAEDDLKKKKALSSMGANYSSYLAKADQKRGKKQTAREMKKKVLAERRKPLNIDHLSEDKLRDKAKELWDTLYQLEIDKFEYGEKLKRQKYDIMNVRARVEMLAKFSKKAGTTAKGKVGGRWK
- the TNNT3 gene encoding troponin T, fast skeletal muscle isoform X4, giving the protein MSDEEVEHVEEEYEEEEEAQEEAPPPPAEVPEVHEEEEVQEDAEQEDWEDQAEEKPRPRLTAPKIPEGEKVDFDDIQKKRQNKDLMELQALIDSHFEARKKEEEELVALKERIEKRRAERAEQQRIRAEKERERQNRLAEEKARREEEDAKRRAEDDLKKKKALSSMGANYSSYLAKADQKRGKKQTAREMKKKVLAERRKPLNIDHLSEDKLRDKAKELWDTLYQLEIDKFEYGEKLKRQKYDIMNVRARVEMLAKFSKKAGTTAKGKVGGRWK
- the TNNT3 gene encoding troponin T, fast skeletal muscle isoform X26; translation: MSDEEVEHVEEEYEEEEEAQEEEEVQEEEKPRPRLTAPKIPEGEKVDFDDIQKKRQNKDLMELQALIDSHFEARKKEEEELVALKERIEKRRAERAEQQRIRAEKERERQNRLAEEKARREEEDAKRRAEDDLKKKKALSSMGANYSSYLAKADQKRGKKQTAREMKKKVLAERRKPLNIDHLSEDKLRDKAKELWDTLYQLEIDKFEYGEKLKRQKYDITNLRSRIDQAQKHSKKAGTTAKGKVGGRWK
- the TNNT3 gene encoding troponin T, fast skeletal muscle isoform X30 codes for the protein MSDEEVEHVEEEYEEEEEAQEEEEVQEDAEQEDWEDQAEEKPRPRLTAPKIPEGEKVDFDDIQKKRQNKDLMELQALIDSHFEARKKEEEELVALKERIEKRRAERAEQQRIRAEKERERQNRLAEEKARREEEDAKRRAEDDLKKKKALSSMGANYSSYLAKADQKRGKKQTAREMKKKVLAERRKPLNIDHLSEDKLRDKAKELWDTLYQLEIDKFEYGEKLKRQKYDITNLRSRIDQAQKHSKKAGTTAKGKVGGRWK
- the TNNT3 gene encoding troponin T, fast skeletal muscle isoform X5: MSDEEVEHVEEEYEEEEEAQEEAPPPPAEVPEVHEEVHEVHEPEEVQEEEKPRPRLTAPKIPEGEKVDFDDIQKKRQNKDLMELQALIDSHFEARKKEEEELVALKERIEKRRAERAEQQRIRAEKERERQNRLAEEKARREEEDAKRRAEDDLKKKKALSSMGANYSSYLAKADQKRGKKQTAREMKKKVLAERRKPLNIDHLSEDKLRDKAKELWDTLYQLEIDKFEYGEKLKRQKYDIMNVRARVEMLAKFSKKAGTTAKGKVGGRWK
- the TNNT3 gene encoding troponin T, fast skeletal muscle isoform X10, with protein sequence MSDEEVEHVEEEYEEEEEAQEEAPPPPAEVPEVHEEVHEVHEPEEKPRPRLTAPKIPEGEKVDFDDIQKKRQNKDLMELQALIDSHFEARKKEEEELVALKERIEKRRAERAEQQRIRAEKERERQNRLAEEKARREEEDAKRRAEDDLKKKKALSSMGANYSSYLAKADQKRGKKQTAREMKKKVLAERRKPLNIDHLSEDKLRDKAKELWDTLYQLEIDKFEYGEKLKRQKYDITNLRSRIDQAQKHSKKAGTTAKGKVGGRWK